From a single Rhodococcus qingshengii JCM 15477 genomic region:
- a CDS encoding ABC transporter substrate-binding protein, which yields MPASTVLGSHICVSDLTRRRFVVGTAAFSGLFAAGCARSAGTEGDSAGMRTVTTSLGTYDIPVTPKRVVAIDSRLDLEPAVAMGLPVIAYSFDAAEPWVPADPTAQVFEAPVNVEAILALEPDLIICTDIGEASDMWPLQQLSQTAPVLPMDFTRPWRENIDQLASWLNRTENPDVRQVIGAYEDKAAGLKERHAPSLASKQIVLLNYVNQKVNGVNRKGISTQVAEDLGVQLQWPVEGQKEISTENLVTALDSADGMIVTTAPGVDPVSDDRAMWNRIRAVQGDNVVYTGGNINYGSVYTAMRTLDYFDDLFTRLEN from the coding sequence ATGCCCGCATCAACAGTTCTGGGTTCGCACATCTGTGTCAGCGATCTGACGCGACGGAGATTTGTTGTCGGCACGGCTGCATTCTCCGGGCTGTTCGCCGCCGGTTGCGCGAGGTCCGCCGGTACCGAGGGCGATTCGGCCGGGATGCGCACGGTCACGACCTCGCTCGGAACCTACGACATTCCGGTGACACCGAAACGCGTCGTCGCCATCGACTCCCGACTCGACCTCGAACCAGCCGTTGCGATGGGCCTGCCGGTCATCGCGTACAGCTTCGACGCCGCCGAGCCGTGGGTTCCGGCCGATCCCACGGCACAGGTGTTCGAGGCACCGGTCAACGTCGAGGCAATTCTCGCGCTGGAACCGGACCTGATCATCTGCACCGACATCGGTGAGGCCTCCGACATGTGGCCGCTACAGCAGTTGAGCCAGACAGCGCCTGTGCTTCCGATGGACTTCACGCGCCCGTGGCGCGAGAACATCGATCAGCTGGCGAGTTGGCTGAATCGCACCGAGAACCCCGACGTCCGTCAGGTCATCGGAGCGTACGAGGACAAGGCAGCCGGATTGAAGGAACGCCACGCCCCGAGCTTGGCGAGCAAGCAGATCGTGCTGCTGAACTACGTGAATCAGAAGGTCAACGGCGTCAACCGCAAGGGCATCTCCACACAGGTGGCCGAAGACCTCGGCGTCCAGCTCCAGTGGCCGGTCGAGGGACAGAAGGAGATCTCTACCGAAAACCTCGTGACTGCCCTCGACTCGGCAGACGGAATGATCGTCACCACCGCGCCCGGCGTGGATCCCGTCAGCGACGACCGCGCGATGTGGAACCGTATCCGCGCAGTACAAGGAGACAACGTCGTCTACACGGGTGGGAACATCAACTACGGATCCGTCTACACCGCGATGCGTACGCTCGACTACTTCGACGATCTGTTCACGCGTCTGGAGAACTGA
- a CDS encoding lipopolysaccharide biosynthesis protein, producing the protein MPRQPLDRAAAAGVGMVLVGSMTANVASYLLAWLASRWLGPVGYGEFASLLAAQLVLAVPALALQTVVAREAVRGKSTDALRSLGYRCTAIVAVLAVALAPAMAWLLDTGIVASFSALVTAPMLVLLATEQGLLQGHGRFGTLSAVLAGAGVMKVLPAVIVLAFGGGAGAALVAGAAGTALLVAIVRVVDRTVTVSEDRPVRIGVVSVLAASQVQLALIALSSLDLLIVRVVLSEYDAGVYALGAVATKVAFWLPQAVGVVLYPKMANPAHSAQAVRSALAVLVGIGAVLVLGAAVAGPLVPMLVGDAYAAVAPMLWAFALHGAALAVLQGALLSAIASERTRVAVLAWAGLAVEATVMLVWAKTPGELIGVAVVVASTTALAVSVAAVRSADRAGPAPRGSVSSPDA; encoded by the coding sequence ATGCCTCGCCAACCACTCGATCGCGCCGCCGCGGCCGGGGTCGGCATGGTTTTGGTGGGATCGATGACGGCCAATGTCGCGTCGTACCTGTTGGCATGGTTGGCCAGCCGATGGTTGGGTCCGGTCGGCTACGGCGAGTTCGCGAGTCTGCTTGCCGCCCAGTTGGTACTTGCGGTTCCGGCTTTGGCGTTGCAGACGGTGGTCGCCCGCGAGGCGGTGCGTGGCAAGAGCACAGATGCGTTGCGGTCGTTGGGGTATCGATGCACCGCGATCGTCGCCGTCCTCGCGGTGGCGCTCGCTCCGGCGATGGCGTGGCTGCTCGACACCGGAATCGTGGCGTCGTTCTCGGCATTGGTGACCGCGCCCATGTTGGTTCTACTGGCAACGGAGCAGGGGTTGTTGCAGGGTCACGGTCGGTTCGGCACTCTCAGTGCCGTGCTGGCCGGAGCCGGGGTGATGAAAGTCCTTCCGGCAGTGATCGTTCTGGCTTTCGGTGGCGGAGCAGGCGCGGCATTGGTCGCCGGCGCGGCCGGAACTGCGTTGCTGGTGGCGATAGTTCGAGTGGTCGACCGAACCGTCACGGTGAGCGAGGACCGTCCGGTGCGTATCGGCGTCGTCTCCGTGCTCGCGGCGTCACAAGTCCAGCTTGCGTTGATCGCGTTGTCTTCGCTGGACCTGCTGATCGTCCGCGTCGTCCTCAGTGAGTACGACGCCGGTGTCTACGCACTCGGCGCCGTCGCGACGAAGGTGGCGTTCTGGCTGCCACAGGCAGTGGGCGTCGTGCTGTACCCGAAGATGGCGAATCCGGCGCACTCGGCGCAAGCGGTTCGCTCGGCGTTGGCGGTGCTCGTCGGCATCGGCGCCGTGTTGGTTCTGGGGGCGGCGGTTGCCGGCCCGCTGGTGCCGATGCTCGTGGGCGACGCGTACGCCGCCGTGGCTCCGATGCTGTGGGCCTTCGCTCTGCACGGTGCAGCGCTGGCGGTACTCCAGGGTGCTTTGCTGTCCGCAATCGCGTCAGAACGCACACGAGTGGCCGTTCTGGCGTGGGCAGGACTGGCCGTGGAGGCGACGGTGATGCTGGTGTGGGCGAAGACGCCGGGAGAGTTGATCGGCGTCGCCGTGGTGGTTGCGTCGACGACGGCGTTGGCGGTGTCCGTCGCCGCAGTGCGAAGTGCCGACCGCGCCGGGCCGGCACCTCGCGGCTCTGTCAGTTCTCCAGACGCGTGA
- a CDS encoding aldehyde dehydrogenase, with protein MTDYDKLYIGGAWVAPATDQVLEVFSPATEERVGSCPIAAPADIDAAVSAARAAFEGPWSRTTPAERGAILAKAAKLIEERSAEINQLISNEMGQPPAMVGMMQQTPSMATLGYYAELADKFAWEEKRTGAFGQTKVTREPVGVVAAVLAWNVPLFLAINKLAPALLAGCTVLLKPAPESPLSVHVIAEIFTEAGVPEGVISVLPGGAETGEYLVSHAGIDKITFTGSSAVGRKIGAIAAQNLKRCSLELGGKSAAIILEDADIAAGMPMLVMSGLMNTGQACVAQTRILAPRSRYDEVIEGMKTAAGFMTVGDPSDPAAQLGPLISEKQRERVEGYIAKGKEEGARVVLGGGRPAGLDKGWYVEPTIFADVDNSMTIAREEIFGPVLSVIPYDSEDEAIKIANDSDYGLAGSVWTTDIDHGLEVAAQIRTGTYAINWYAFDPGSPFGGYKNSGIGRENGPEGLEAFCETKSVLMPPGYVG; from the coding sequence ATGACTGACTACGACAAGCTCTACATCGGTGGAGCATGGGTGGCCCCGGCCACCGACCAGGTACTCGAAGTGTTCTCTCCCGCAACGGAGGAGCGCGTCGGCAGCTGTCCCATCGCAGCACCGGCAGACATCGACGCGGCCGTGTCCGCAGCCCGCGCGGCGTTCGAGGGACCGTGGTCACGCACCACCCCCGCCGAGCGCGGCGCGATCCTCGCCAAGGCCGCCAAGCTGATCGAAGAGCGCAGCGCGGAGATCAACCAGCTCATCTCCAACGAGATGGGCCAGCCGCCCGCCATGGTCGGCATGATGCAGCAGACCCCGTCGATGGCGACGCTGGGCTACTACGCCGAGCTGGCCGACAAGTTCGCGTGGGAAGAGAAGCGCACCGGCGCATTCGGGCAGACCAAGGTGACCCGTGAGCCCGTCGGCGTCGTCGCCGCCGTGCTGGCCTGGAACGTCCCGCTGTTCCTGGCGATCAACAAGCTGGCCCCCGCACTGCTCGCCGGCTGCACCGTACTGCTCAAGCCCGCACCCGAATCCCCTCTCTCCGTCCACGTGATCGCCGAGATCTTCACCGAGGCAGGTGTTCCCGAAGGCGTCATCTCCGTGCTCCCCGGCGGAGCCGAGACCGGCGAATATCTGGTCTCTCATGCGGGCATCGACAAGATCACGTTCACCGGATCCAGTGCCGTCGGCCGCAAGATCGGTGCCATCGCCGCACAGAACCTCAAGCGCTGCTCCCTCGAACTGGGTGGCAAGTCCGCCGCGATCATCCTCGAGGACGCCGACATCGCCGCCGGAATGCCGATGCTTGTCATGTCCGGCCTGATGAACACCGGTCAGGCCTGTGTCGCTCAGACCCGAATCCTCGCTCCCCGTTCGCGTTACGACGAGGTCATCGAGGGAATGAAGACCGCCGCAGGCTTCATGACCGTCGGCGATCCGTCCGATCCCGCAGCACAACTCGGCCCGCTGATCTCCGAGAAGCAGCGCGAGCGCGTCGAGGGTTACATCGCCAAGGGTAAGGAAGAAGGCGCGCGCGTCGTACTCGGTGGTGGACGCCCCGCCGGCCTGGACAAGGGCTGGTACGTCGAGCCGACCATCTTCGCCGACGTGGACAACTCGATGACCATCGCACGCGAGGAGATCTTCGGACCCGTTCTCTCGGTGATTCCGTACGACTCCGAGGACGAGGCCATCAAGATCGCCAACGATTCGGATTACGGCCTCGCCGGATCGGTGTGGACCACCGACATCGATCACGGACTCGAAGTTGCCGCGCAGATCCGCACGGGTACCTACGCGATCAACTGGTACGCCTTCGATCCCGGATCACCGTTCGGTGGTTACAAGAACTCCGGTATCGGGCGCGAGAACGGACCTGAGGGCCTCGAAGCCTTCTGCGAGACCAAGTCCGTACTCATGCCGCCCGGCTACGTGGGCTGA
- a CDS encoding DUF3068 domain-containing protein, protein MAERSGPSRILPCILVGLGAFLLAIAILIPTYTVGKLEKTPLDLEVTTVATGTGSVLNSAALLGGKAQVDTNVPIVAQRYVTTQDPSDADIITVEAGQTVRRTDKQGDTGLLTATLDRVTLDRVSSMPTNDPVGTVQTSSDQPAEEVSRDGLQYKFPFNTEQKSYPYFDLNARATKDIDFVEETEINGLKVYHFQQTIDPVDLSKVVNSPTNKLSLPADTWGVPGGATPITMTRWYTNVRDLWVEPKTGVVVKGQEQLHQYYGRNKDSVDVEVLKVTLPFDEATIEYQVQQARDGMDKLSLFGRTVPIVAGVLGVIALIAGIFLGIRGGKGGTPARAAHGGTNQNPSGQGSPEPAPGEHDWTSDDTQVIPRPDLRKD, encoded by the coding sequence ATGGCGGAACGCTCAGGGCCGAGCCGGATACTTCCTTGCATTCTGGTGGGCCTCGGTGCCTTCCTTTTGGCCATCGCCATCCTCATTCCTACCTACACGGTAGGCAAGCTGGAGAAGACGCCACTCGACCTCGAGGTGACCACTGTCGCCACAGGCACCGGTAGCGTCCTCAACTCGGCGGCCCTCCTCGGCGGAAAGGCACAGGTCGACACCAACGTGCCGATCGTCGCTCAGCGCTACGTCACCACGCAGGACCCGTCCGACGCCGACATCATCACCGTCGAAGCCGGCCAGACCGTCCGTCGTACCGACAAGCAGGGTGACACCGGACTGCTGACCGCAACCCTGGACCGCGTCACGCTCGATCGCGTCAGCTCGATGCCGACCAACGATCCGGTCGGAACCGTCCAGACGTCCAGCGACCAGCCCGCCGAAGAAGTTTCCCGCGACGGTCTGCAGTACAAGTTCCCGTTCAACACGGAACAGAAGAGCTACCCCTACTTCGACCTGAACGCTCGCGCCACGAAGGACATCGACTTCGTCGAAGAGACCGAGATCAATGGTCTGAAGGTGTACCACTTCCAGCAGACGATCGATCCCGTCGACCTGTCGAAGGTCGTCAACTCCCCCACCAACAAGCTGAGCCTGCCCGCCGACACCTGGGGCGTTCCCGGTGGCGCTACTCCGATCACGATGACGCGTTGGTACACCAACGTCCGTGACCTGTGGGTCGAGCCCAAGACCGGCGTCGTCGTCAAGGGCCAGGAGCAGTTGCACCAGTACTACGGACGCAACAAGGACTCGGTCGACGTCGAGGTTCTCAAGGTCACGCTGCCCTTCGACGAAGCAACCATCGAGTACCAGGTCCAGCAGGCACGTGACGGCATGGACAAGCTCTCGCTGTTCGGCCGCACAGTCCCGATCGTGGCAGGTGTGCTCGGCGTCATCGCGCTGATCGCCGGTATCTTCCTCGGCATTCGCGGCGGCAAGGGCGGAACTCCGGCCCGCGCTGCACACGGCGGAACGAACCAGAATCCCAGCGGCCAGGGCTCGCCCGAGCCGGCTCCGGGTGAGCACGACTGGACCTCGGACGACACTCAGGTGATTCCGCGTCCGGATCTGCGCAAGGACTGA
- a CDS encoding class I SAM-dependent methyltransferase yields the protein MTKPAVTRIFGRRATLKRSFGLLSDFRHEQSAPDIFYGALARDSVELISDLHEGHTGRSLDGLTVLDVGGGPGYFAEVFQAAGARYIPVEPDPSEMHAAGLTVGGAVRGSGLALPFLDSSVDICFSSNVAEHVSEPWLMAEEMLRVTKPGGLMVLSYTLWWGPFGGHETGPWHALGGEYAAKRYLRKTGREPKNRFGVSLFKVGATDGLRWARGTSQGTLLAAIPRYHPSWAWWMVRVPGLREFLVSNLVVVLEKR from the coding sequence GTGACCAAGCCCGCAGTGACCCGCATTTTCGGCCGACGGGCAACCCTGAAACGCTCGTTCGGCCTGCTCAGCGACTTCCGCCACGAGCAGTCCGCGCCCGACATCTTCTACGGCGCGCTTGCGCGCGACTCCGTCGAATTGATCTCGGACCTGCACGAAGGTCACACCGGACGATCCCTCGACGGTCTCACTGTCCTCGACGTCGGCGGCGGTCCGGGCTATTTCGCGGAGGTCTTCCAGGCCGCAGGTGCCCGCTACATTCCCGTCGAACCCGATCCGTCGGAGATGCACGCAGCAGGTCTGACGGTGGGCGGCGCGGTGCGCGGATCCGGTTTGGCACTGCCGTTCCTGGACTCGTCCGTGGACATCTGCTTCTCCTCCAACGTGGCCGAACACGTCAGCGAGCCCTGGCTGATGGCCGAGGAAATGCTGCGCGTGACCAAGCCCGGCGGCTTGATGGTTCTCTCGTACACCCTGTGGTGGGGTCCGTTCGGCGGCCACGAAACCGGACCGTGGCACGCGCTGGGTGGCGAGTACGCAGCCAAGCGGTACCTACGCAAGACCGGACGCGAACCGAAGAACAGATTCGGGGTGTCGTTGTTCAAAGTCGGCGCCACGGACGGCTTACGCTGGGCCCGTGGAACCAGCCAGGGCACGTTGCTCGCCGCGATCCCGCGCTACCACCCGTCGTGGGCGTGGTGGATGGTCCGAGTCCCCGGTCTGCGGGAGTTCCTGGTGAGCAACCTCGTCGTGGTTCTCGAAAAGCGATAG
- a CDS encoding glycosyltransferase family 4 protein, whose amino-acid sequence MREVLLLCWRDTGHPQGGGSERYLEQVGSQLAERGIKVTLRTASYPGAPASEVRDGITISRAGGRFSVYPRALAAIAAGRLGFGSLKGIRPDAVIDTQNGIPFFSKTVAGAPVTLLVHHCHREQWPVAGKLVGRIGWWVESRLSPRTHRRSQYLTVSLPSAEELVDLGVERERIAVVRNGADRLPVGVDAGGSITRAERPTISVLSRLVPHKQIEDALEAVAALRPTLPDIHLDVIGGGWWEQNLRDRAAELGIGDAVSFYGHVDEARKHELLAQSWIHLMPSRKEGWGLAVIEAAQHGVPTIGYRSSKGLTDSIVDGVTGLLVGGENAGEGDIADLTQAAGTLLRDHELRMVLGEKARVWSGEFSWEQTGTGVLEVLTAHKDGRWVSGLAAPRESNSVLVQSD is encoded by the coding sequence GTGCGCGAGGTTCTGTTGCTCTGCTGGCGCGATACCGGGCATCCCCAGGGCGGTGGAAGCGAGCGTTACCTCGAGCAGGTCGGATCCCAGTTGGCCGAGCGCGGTATCAAGGTGACGCTGCGGACGGCGTCGTATCCCGGGGCGCCCGCGTCGGAGGTTCGAGACGGCATCACCATCAGCCGGGCCGGTGGACGTTTCAGCGTGTACCCCCGCGCTCTGGCCGCCATTGCCGCCGGACGTCTGGGTTTCGGATCACTCAAGGGCATTCGCCCCGACGCGGTGATCGACACCCAGAACGGCATCCCTTTCTTCTCGAAGACCGTGGCGGGTGCACCGGTCACGCTTTTGGTCCATCACTGCCATCGCGAACAGTGGCCGGTGGCAGGCAAGCTCGTCGGCCGGATCGGCTGGTGGGTCGAATCGCGATTGTCACCGCGCACCCATCGACGTAGTCAGTATCTGACGGTGTCGCTTCCCTCAGCGGAAGAATTGGTGGACCTGGGTGTCGAGCGCGAACGAATTGCCGTGGTGCGTAACGGTGCCGATCGGCTCCCCGTCGGCGTCGACGCGGGCGGATCGATCACCAGGGCCGAGCGTCCCACCATCTCGGTTCTCTCACGGCTGGTGCCGCACAAGCAGATCGAGGACGCACTCGAAGCGGTCGCAGCCCTGCGGCCGACGCTTCCGGACATCCATCTCGACGTCATCGGTGGTGGTTGGTGGGAGCAGAACCTGCGCGATCGCGCCGCCGAGTTGGGGATCGGTGACGCCGTCTCGTTCTACGGCCACGTCGACGAGGCTCGCAAACACGAACTGCTGGCGCAGTCGTGGATCCACCTCATGCCTTCGCGGAAGGAAGGGTGGGGCCTGGCGGTCATCGAGGCTGCGCAGCACGGTGTTCCGACGATCGGTTACCGCAGTTCGAAGGGTCTGACCGATTCGATCGTCGACGGAGTGACGGGCCTTCTGGTCGGGGGCGAGAACGCCGGCGAGGGCGACATCGCCGATCTGACGCAGGCTGCCGGCACTCTGCTCCGCGACCACGAACTTCGCATGGTGCTCGGTGAGAAAGCTCGCGTGTGGTCCGGTGAGTTCTCCTGGGAACAGACCGGCACCGGAGTGCTCGAGGTGCTGACCGCGCACAAGGACGGTCGGTGGGTCTCAGGACTGGCCGCGCCGCGCGAGTCGAATTCGGTTCTGGTTCAGTCCGACTGA
- a CDS encoding phosphotransferase family protein: MSPDASSSDVASTASSTDETEHHAQVARPSDSLRDTEDLRERLERWMAGKVPSGSTVTVADVTLPAANGMSSETILFDATWDGEHHPLVARVAPTESTMPVFPAYDLESQFRTMAQVREHSAVPVPAVYWSESDPDALGAPFFVMERISGDVPPDVMPYNFGSWVTEASPEQRKTLQRSSVDVLAQLHAIDKPGERFDFLRLPNSGTTAREAFTAHIAEQRAYYEWVVSDGIRSPLIERALDWIEENNPADDSPAVLCWGDSRIGNVMYQDFAPVAVLDWEMATLGPREMDLGWMAFLHRFFEDIAGLANLPGLPDFLRLPDLAQTYAEITGHTPHDLEFYVTYAALRQAVIMWRIQARAIAFGQSQRPEDPDDMIMHRASLAAMLDGTYWERLA; encoded by the coding sequence GTGAGCCCAGACGCTTCCTCATCTGACGTTGCCTCGACTGCTTCTTCGACCGATGAAACCGAGCATCACGCCCAGGTCGCCCGACCAAGCGATTCCCTCCGCGACACCGAAGACCTCCGTGAGCGCCTGGAACGGTGGATGGCCGGCAAGGTGCCGAGCGGATCCACTGTGACCGTCGCCGACGTCACCTTGCCCGCAGCCAACGGCATGTCCAGCGAAACCATCCTCTTCGACGCCACCTGGGACGGCGAACATCATCCCTTGGTCGCTCGGGTGGCGCCGACGGAATCGACCATGCCGGTCTTTCCTGCCTACGACCTCGAATCCCAGTTCCGCACCATGGCTCAGGTGCGCGAGCACTCGGCAGTGCCCGTACCCGCGGTGTACTGGTCGGAATCCGACCCGGACGCGTTGGGTGCGCCGTTCTTCGTGATGGAACGCATCTCCGGCGACGTGCCACCGGACGTCATGCCGTACAACTTCGGATCGTGGGTCACCGAAGCGTCACCCGAGCAGCGAAAGACCCTGCAGCGCAGCTCGGTCGACGTCCTGGCTCAGTTGCATGCCATCGACAAACCTGGTGAGCGTTTCGACTTCCTCCGACTCCCGAATTCGGGAACGACTGCACGAGAAGCATTCACGGCGCACATCGCCGAGCAGCGCGCGTACTACGAGTGGGTGGTCTCCGACGGGATCAGATCACCGCTCATCGAACGTGCCCTCGACTGGATCGAGGAGAACAATCCTGCGGACGATTCGCCGGCAGTGCTCTGTTGGGGCGACTCGCGCATCGGCAACGTCATGTACCAGGACTTCGCGCCGGTAGCCGTACTGGACTGGGAAATGGCAACTCTCGGCCCGCGGGAGATGGATCTGGGCTGGATGGCATTCCTGCACAGGTTCTTCGAGGACATCGCCGGACTGGCGAACCTACCCGGTCTTCCCGACTTCCTTCGACTGCCGGATCTCGCGCAGACCTACGCCGAGATCACCGGCCACACCCCACACGATCTGGAGTTCTACGTTACCTATGCCGCACTGCGTCAGGCGGTCATCATGTGGCGAATCCAGGCTCGCGCCATAGCTTTCGGCCAGTCACAGCGACCCGAAGACCCCGACGACATGATCATGCACCGCGCTTCGCTCGCCGCGATGCTCGACGGTACCTACTGGGAGAGGTTGGCCTGA
- a CDS encoding ROK family protein — protein sequence MRLAVDIGGTKMAAGVVSEDGRVPVFDSVPTPQTDPWGSCAALLERVADGREVDGVGIACAGPVDTVAGVVAPINITEWAQGFELVAGVRSVFPDAGTALAMDGAAAALAEFHHGAGRGTPNLLSLVVSTGIGGGIVLGGEIARGRTGNAGHIGHLVVPGSAEPCSCGGVGCLETVASGPSAVRWARSQGWSGNTGRELAEGARSGDAIAVDALHRAGTALGGAIASAAALLDVDLAVIGGGFAQSGTPLWEPMLDAAARHARLSFVAGLRIVPAELGGAGTLTGAGLLALTAVI from the coding sequence ATGCGCCTCGCAGTCGACATCGGTGGTACCAAGATGGCTGCCGGGGTCGTGTCCGAGGACGGCCGCGTTCCCGTGTTCGACAGCGTGCCGACGCCGCAGACCGACCCGTGGGGATCCTGTGCGGCGCTGCTCGAACGAGTCGCAGACGGCCGAGAGGTCGACGGTGTCGGCATCGCGTGCGCCGGGCCGGTGGACACCGTCGCCGGCGTCGTCGCTCCCATCAACATCACCGAGTGGGCACAAGGATTCGAGCTCGTAGCGGGCGTCCGCAGCGTCTTTCCCGATGCCGGAACCGCCCTCGCAATGGACGGAGCCGCAGCGGCATTGGCGGAGTTCCACCACGGCGCCGGACGCGGAACCCCGAACCTCCTGAGCCTGGTCGTCTCGACGGGAATCGGCGGAGGAATCGTTCTCGGCGGTGAGATTGCTCGGGGTCGCACGGGGAACGCCGGTCACATCGGCCATCTCGTCGTTCCAGGATCTGCCGAACCGTGCAGCTGCGGGGGCGTCGGCTGCCTCGAGACGGTGGCAAGTGGACCGTCCGCGGTGCGATGGGCTCGTAGCCAGGGCTGGTCGGGGAACACCGGCCGTGAACTAGCCGAGGGTGCACGCAGCGGCGACGCGATCGCCGTGGACGCGCTTCACCGTGCAGGCACGGCGCTCGGTGGTGCCATCGCCTCGGCGGCTGCCCTCCTGGACGTGGACCTCGCGGTGATCGGCGGCGGTTTCGCCCAGTCGGGTACACCGCTGTGGGAACCGATGCTCGACGCGGCTGCCCGACATGCCCGTTTGTCGTTCGTCGCCGGGCTCCGGATCGTTCCCGCCGAGCTGGGTGGCGCCGGAACTCTGACCGGTGCGGGCCTGCTCGCGCTCACCGCCGTTATCTGA